The nucleotide window ATTATTGCCCGCGCAGCTGGCGTAATTGAGGAAACAGGTATCCCTGCCGTAATAGATCCTGTTATGGTATGTAAAGGTGAAGACGACGTGCTTCATCCAGAGAATTTAGAAAGCCTGAAAGGAACACTCGTTCCAAAGGCTACCATCACAACGCCTAACCTATTCGAAGCAGCGAAACTAGCTGGCTATCGTCTAATTACAAGCGTTGAAGAACTAGAAGATGCTGCCAAGATCATTCATGAGTCTGGCGCCCAGTATGTACTCATTAAGGCTGGCAAGCTTGTAGATGAGACGAAAGCAACCGATCTTCTCTATGATGGTGAACAATTCCATTACCTTCAGACGGACAACTTCGATACGAACAATGTTCACGGAGCAGGTTGCTCGTATTCCGCTGCGATTACAGCAGAACTTGCGAACGGAAAATCCGTTATGGAAGCTGTGAAATCTGCGAAAGCATTTATCGCAAGCGCCGTGAAAGAAGGTTTCCCGTTAAATGATTACGTAGGCCCCGTCTACCAAAAGGGCACACACAAAGAAGAAATTGAAGTAAGCGTGACGACGAAATAAAAACAACCGCTCAGCCATCATAAATGGCTGAGCGGTTTTTACTTTCGCATTATTCATTGATCGATTCATGGAGCACCACCTTCAGATTAGCAGGACACTGAGTGTCTTGATTCAGTTCCTTAATAAAGCGCGCTTTCCTATCACTTCTGTTCTCTTCGATAAAGGTCCAATGATTTATAACCTTGTCCTAAGATCTCAATCATTTGTTTGGCACGCTTATCGCGAGTCGCCTGTTGCTTGGCAGAGAAGATTTGTCTCGCCCAATCACGCTGGTATCCTGGCGTTAGTTGTTGAAAGAAAGATAGTTGCTCGGGCGTGTCTTTTAAGAGTTCTTTCACTTCATCGATTCGGTCCTCATAATCCGCTACACACTGGCTCGGAGAAGAAGTTTTCTTAACTTTCTTCGGTTCCTTCTTCATTCCAACGACCGTGAATACATCATCCATGCTCACCATTCTTGAGAACTTAATATCGCTTCCACTTACGTAGCCGTCATCGTTTATCCCTAGAGCCGGAAACATTTCATCTCGGTGTATGTAGCTATCATAACGCTTGTTTCCCTTCTTTGGATAAGCAAAGAAAACCGTTCCTTTCTGTGCCAGAACTGATTCATCTTCTACTACGTTCTGCAAGTTCACTTTCATTTCTTCTATGTTCATCACAAAGATAAAAATGGCATCGTGTTGAGCCGATAATGTGGTTGGCAGTTGGTCAAAAACGGTATAATCATCCGGCTGATGAAGCACCGTTATCTTCTCATACTTGGATAGATTTAACTTGTCGATAATCGTTCGCATACACATTCCTCCACCGCTCTAAATTGGATAATTCTGTTACAGTGTAACACAGAAGTGATGCGACTAAAGGATTCTTGCACGCGTAACTCTATTCCCCCACTTGAGCTTCACGTTCATTCTTGATCTCGTGGGGCTCTATATGTAGACGCAAAGAAAGAGCCAGCCCGCATTTGGACTGGCTCATCATCTATTAGTAAGCACCTTTAGAATACGTTAATTCGTAGCTATGAGAGTAAATCTCAAATACAATGCCGTAAGGGTCTTCTACATAAACCATGCGGTATGGCTTCTCCCCTGGGTAATACTCACGAATTGGCATGCGCTGCTTTCCGCCATGTGCTTTAATCTTCTCAACTAGCCCCTCAATATCAGGGTCTTGAACGGCGAAATGGAAAAGTCCAGTCTTCCAATAATCGAAGTTGTCTTCTGGCTGTTCATTCTCTGGGAATTCAAAGATTTCAATACCAATACGGTCACCAGTAGATAAGTGAGCGATACGGAATTTCTCCCAGTTGTCTCCGAATACATCGCGGCACATTTGCCCCATCGTCGTATCATCATTTACAACCTCAGAAGGTTCCATGATGACATACCAGCCAAATACTTCTTTATAGAATTTAATTGCTTCCTCTAGGTTCGGTACAGAAAGTCCAATGTGTGAAAATGTACGTGGATAAGTTTCCATCCAGTCGTCCTCCTTGCATTGTTTTGGTTTACAGCCCTATTATAAGAGAACAGCATGTATGGTGTAAGTATGCACTTTTATGTTAGATACTAACCTGCAAGTAAGAAGGAGGACATAGAAATGCCGGAACAACCCGTTGTAGACGAGCAAGGAAAGCTGAAATGCTCCATAGAATTTACATTGAATAAGATCGGCGGCAAATGGAAGACCGTCATTCTTTGGCACTTAGGTGAGGACGGGCCACTTCGCTATAATGCATTGCGCCGCTTGCTGCCTGGCATTGCACATAAAGTGATGACTCAGCAGCTGAAAGAATTGGAGGAAGATGGCTTCATCTTAAGAAAGCAATACGATGAAATCCCTCCAAAAGTAGAGTATGAGCTATCCCACAAAGGTGAAACACTTCGACCTATATTGCTTGAAATGCATAAATGGGGTACGGAAAATCAATAATTTCCGTACCCTTTTACATGGAAATCTCCCTGTTATCCAGTAGTTCTTTTGCACTCTTTTTCCATTCTCTCACCTAACATCACATGTACATAACGAACCATTTC belongs to Pontibacillus halophilus JSM 076056 = DSM 19796 and includes:
- a CDS encoding winged helix-turn-helix transcriptional regulator, whose protein sequence is MPEQPVVDEQGKLKCSIEFTLNKIGGKWKTVILWHLGEDGPLRYNALRRLLPGIAHKVMTQQLKELEEDGFILRKQYDEIPPKVEYELSHKGETLRPILLEMHKWGTENQ
- a CDS encoding lactoylglutathione lyase family protein, which codes for METYPRTFSHIGLSVPNLEEAIKFYKEVFGWYVIMEPSEVVNDDTTMGQMCRDVFGDNWEKFRIAHLSTGDRIGIEIFEFPENEQPEDNFDYWKTGLFHFAVQDPDIEGLVEKIKAHGGKQRMPIREYYPGEKPYRMVYVEDPYGIVFEIYSHSYELTYSKGAY
- the thiD gene encoding bifunctional hydroxymethylpyrimidine kinase/phosphomethylpyrimidine kinase, with the translated sequence MRKRVLTIAGSDSSGGAGIQADLKTFHEHGVYGISSLTTVVAMDPTNGWAHNVFPMELHTVNEQLKTALSLNLDALKTGMLGSPDIIARAAGVIEETGIPAVIDPVMVCKGEDDVLHPENLESLKGTLVPKATITTPNLFEAAKLAGYRLITSVEELEDAAKIIHESGAQYVLIKAGKLVDETKATDLLYDGEQFHYLQTDNFDTNNVHGAGCSYSAAITAELANGKSVMEAVKSAKAFIASAVKEGFPLNDYVGPVYQKGTHKEEIEVSVTTK
- a CDS encoding YdeI/OmpD-associated family protein encodes the protein MRTIIDKLNLSKYEKITVLHQPDDYTVFDQLPTTLSAQHDAIFIFVMNIEEMKVNLQNVVEDESVLAQKGTVFFAYPKKGNKRYDSYIHRDEMFPALGINDDGYVSGSDIKFSRMVSMDDVFTVVGMKKEPKKVKKTSSPSQCVADYEDRIDEVKELLKDTPEQLSFFQQLTPGYQRDWARQIFSAKQQATRDKRAKQMIEILGQGYKSLDLYRREQK